AACCTTTCAACAGACCTTTTGATGCTATTTTTAATTTGTTTACCAGTTTTGGGTATTTTGATAAAGATGAAGACAATTTAAACACCATAAAAGCGATTAAAGCCGATTTAAACGCCGTTGGTTTCGGGGTCATTGATTTTATGAATAGTGAATTTGTTATTGATAATTTAGTGCCCGAAGAAGTAAAAACGGTTGAAGGCATTGATTTTAACCTAAAACGCTATGTGGAAGACGGCCATATTGTAAAAGATATTAGTTTTAATGCCAATGGCGAGGATTATAATTTTCAGGAACGTGTTAGAGCGTTTACTTTAGCCGATTTTGAAGCTCTTTTTGAGCAAGCTGGTGTTTATTTATTGGATGTTTTTGGTGATCATAAATTGCGTAAGTTTAATGCGAAAACATCGGAACGTTTGGTAATGATTTTTAAATAGAAGTGATTTAAACTTTTTTGATTGAAGCGAAAAATGATGATTTTTGTTCCATATGAAGGCTTTTTTGAAATGCATAGCAGTGCTACGAAGTAAAAAAAAGACAAAGAATGGGACAAAAAGGGCATTTTTTTAGCCAATTGAAAAAAGTTTAAACCACTTCATCGTATTAATTAAATTTTAAGTAGGTTGATTTTAATGAATAAATTTCTTTTTCCTATACTGGCTGTAATTTTTGGCTTTATTTTAGCAATCATTACCAAAAATCAAAAATCCTGGAATACCAAACTGCTACTTTCTTTTAGTGGTTCGTTTTTATTGGCGTTAACGCTTTTTGAATTGCTCCCTGAAGTGTATGGACACTTAGACGCCAAACGTTCTGGGTTGTTTATCATGTGCGGTATTATGCTGCAAATTGTATTGGAACTATTCTCTAAAGGTGCCGAACACGGACATGTGCACATCCACAAACACGGAACAGCGTTTCCATGGTCATTGTTCATAAGTTTGTGTATACATAGCTTTTTAGAAGGTTTTTCTATTCACGACCACAACGATATGGTTTATGGCATTTTGGTGCATAAAGTTCCTATTGCTGCACTGATTTCAATGTTCTTAATACAATCACATTACAGCAAAACACAAATTGCTGGGTTTTTATTGGTTTTTGCATTTATGACCCCTTTAGGCACTTTTATAGGCAATACATGGGAAGCTCTTGCCGATTATTCACAGATAATTAATGCCTTTGTTATTGGTATCTTTTTTCATATTTCTACCACCATTTTATTTGAAAGTGGCGACGGGCATAAATTTAATTTATCGAAGTTTATATCTATTGTTGTAGGTGTTGGGGTGGCTTTTTTGATTTAGACAATAGACAATAGACAATTGTACGTTGTAGACAAAATTCACATTTTAACACACAACTGTGAACTCTGAACTCATAACTTTTTAACCTTATAACCTTATAACTTTTTAACTCCAAACAGTGTTTAGCAAAGAAGAATCTAGATTATTACGACAGGAATTTTGGACGAGCTTTGGAAAATCGTTTCCAAGGAAATGGATTTTGTATGACACCAAATTAAAAGGGTTTAGTTTTAAATTTCATTTTGATACGAAAATAGCGTTAGTAGCTCTTGATTTGGAAGACGATTTGGAATTTCGTATTAAATACTGGGAGAAACTGGTGGCTTTAAAATCGATTCTTTTAGATGATTTTTTACCTGAAGCCATTTTTGAAGAAGCATATATACTTGACAACGAAAAAGAAATTTCTAGAATTTATGTGCCTTTAGAACAAAAAGTGTCCATTCATAATAAAAATACCTGGCGTGATGTGATGGTATTTTTCAATGAAAAAATGCACTTATTTGAAGCCTTTTTTGAGGAATATAGAGAGGTGATTGAGGGTTGATGGTTGATGGGTGTTGGGTGTTGGGTGTTGGGTCGGATGAATCGTCAATTCTTAATTCATTAATCCTTAATTCATAATTGTTTCTCCATTTCATAATCATCCATTATAAAGCCATTACCAATATCCGTAACCACTTCTTTGGTTTTTATAAAACCCATTTTTTCATAAGCAAGCATCGAATTTGTGTTATACTTATTCACGTTTAGTTTTACTTTTTGTAATTTAAAAAAATGTGCTAATTCAATAACATGTTGCATCGCCGCTTTTCCTATTTTCTTTCCGCGATAGTTACTTAAAACGTAAAGTTTGCTCAGAAATAAATAATCGCTTTCTTTTTTAACACCGACATAACCAACTGGACTGTCATTATAAGTGATATAAAAGAACAAAAAACCTTGATTAACTTGATCTTCTAAAGCCTGAACAGAATTGTATTTATTGAGCATATAGTCGATCTGTTCCAAACTAATAATAGACACATAATGCTCATACCAAATAATATGGGCCAACTTTGAAATACAATCAAAATCAATGCTCTTGGTTGCTGGAATAATTTTTATCATACATTAGTGATGAATAGTTAACAATTAATAATGAATAATTAATGATGGATGTCTTGCAAAAAAGTGCTTGACAGTTTTGCCCTCTCTTCAAGGCGAGGTAGAAACGGAAGCCCAAGGAATTCTTTAGATTAAATGACATAAAAGAATATCATAAAAAAGTGAAGCACCGCACCTGCAAGTACAAATAAATGCCAGATAACATGGTTATAAGGTATTTTTTTAATAGCATAAAAGATGATACCCACGGTATATGCCAACCCTCCAAAAAACAAAAGCAGTACACCATTGCTATCCATTAACTTTGAAAGATTGGTGAAATCAAACACAATAAGCCAACCCATTACCAAATATAACAAGGTTGAGAATATTTCAAACCTACCCGTAAAAAATAGTTTTAAAACAATTCCAAAAGCGGCGATTCCCCAAACGGTATAAAACAATGTCCACCCTAAACTTTGGTGTAATGTGATGAGCAATACAGGCGTGTAAGTTCCGGCAATAAGAAAGTAAATACTAATATGGTCTATAATTCGGAAGTAATGTTTTTTAACCTCGTCTTTTACCGAATGGTATAATGTTGACGCCGTAAACAAAGTAATAATAGAAATCCCGTAAACAATAACACTAAAAAGGCTCCAACCGGTTTTATTGCTATTAAAAATAATAAGTGAGGTCAATCCTAAAACACCAAAAATAGCACCTATGGCATGTGAAATGGCATTTAATCGTTCCTGTAGTGGTGTTTGCTTATAAACCGACACTTCCTTACTTTTTTTTCTGTTTGTCCAGCCAGATATCTGTTAAATCGTAAAAATTATATTCTTCTGCTGCTTTTTGTCGAACCAGCAATCCGCTTTTAAAACTTCGTTGGAGAATATCTTCAATAAGATAATCTTCATAAACATTTTTGGGATCGAAAGGTTTTTTTAGTGAAATATCGAACATACTTGCGGTGGTATTGTACCAAAAGGCACGCCACCCACTACGGAGTTCCTTAACTAATCCAAAGGTTGTTTTTCCGGTTTGTCTGTGTATTAATTTTACCAATATTTGCCCTTCGGTGCGTGTTAGTTTTTTTAATTCATCTGAAAACTCACCTTCAATATACTTTTGAATTATTTTAGTGTAACGACGCTTATCACTCGCTTTTTTCATTGATTCCAATCGTGAGTTCAAAGAATCCAACCTTTCGGAAGCTAATTTGGCATATGGATATACTTTCAGTGTTTTTCTGCGTAAAATCAAATACTTAATGCGGTCTTCCCTACTAGGGAATTTTAAATCGCCAAGTATGTAAATAGGATTTAGGTTTATGATAGTTTGAGGTACCGAATCGCCTTCAATAAACATATATTCATATTCCAACGTATCCTCTTCCTCATCCTTAACTTGAGCAAAGAAAAAAACAGGGCAAAGTAAAAATAGAAATATTATAAAATTCTTCATAAAACTTTTGGAGCAAATAATCTTCCAAAATTAACAAATTACAATGTTTAAAACATTTTTTTTGTATTTATATTATTAATTTAGTCGGAAATTTTAATTCAATACGATGAAAAGCATTTTAAACAAAAAGTCTATGGACTTTTTAGAGTCATATTTAAACAATGCAGCGCCTACAGGTTACGAATGGACAGGGCAAAAACTGTGGATGGATTATTTAAAACCCTATGTAGATGAGTTTATTACCGATACCTACGGAACCGCTGTGGGCGTAATAAATCCAAAAGCTAAATACAAAGTAGTTATTGAAGGGCATGCCGATGAAATTTCTTGGTACGTAAATTACATTTCAGATAACGGATTGATTTATGTGATTAGAAATGGTGGAAGTGATCACCAAATAGCACCAAGTAAGGTTGTAAACATACATACGAAAAACGGTATTGTAAAAGGTGTTTTTGGATGGCCAGCAATCCACACACGTGATAAATCTAAAGAAGAAGCCCCAAAACTAGATAACATTTTTATTGATTGTGGTTGCAAAACCAAAGAAGATGTAGAAAAATTGGGGGTTCATGTGGGTTGTGTTATTACTTATCCAGATGAGTTCCATATTTTAAACGGTGATAAATTTGTGTGTCGTGCACTAGATAACCGCATGGGTGGTTTTATGATTGCCGAAGTAGCACGTTTATTAAAAGAAAATAAGAAAACCTTACCGTTTGGATTGTACATCGTAAATGCTGTACAAGAAGAAATTGGTTTACGTGGTGCCGAAATGATTACACAAACCATCAAACCAAATGTGGCGATTGTTACGGACGTAACGCACGATACCACCACGCCTATGATCGAGAAGAAAACACAAGGCGATTTAGAAATGGGTAAAGGTCCGGTAATTGCTTATGCCCCTGCGGTACAACAAAAGCTTCGCGACTTAATTACAGATACTGCCGATGCTAAAAAAATACCGTTTCAGCGCAACGCTTTATCACGTGCCACAGGCACCGATACCGATGCCTTTGCATACAGCAATGGAGGTGTCGCTTCTGCCCTCATTTCATTGCCATTACGTTACATGCACACCACGGTTGAAATGGTACACAGAGAAGATGTCGAAAACGTTATAAAACTTATATACGAAAGCTTGCTTAATATTAAAGATGGTGAGACTTTTAGTTATTTCAAATAATACTTACCATTCCCGCGAAAGCGGGAATCTCTTTCATGACAAAAAACTTTTTCTAAAATTTCATGGACGAATACATAGACATTGTTGACGAACACGGAAATCCTACGGGAAAATCGGAATTGAAATCGGTAATTCACCAAAAAGGGTATTTCCACCATACGGCGCATGTTTGGTTTTACACCAAGGATGGCGAAGTGCTATTATCTCAACGTTCAGCAAAAAAAAGTATTTGTCCGCTTATGTGGGACGTATCGGTTGCAGGACATATTGATGCAGGTGAAACCCCAAAACAAAGTGCTATTAGAGAAGCTGAAGAAGAAATTGGCATCGCAATTTCAGAAAGTGATTTACACCCTATTGGTATTTTTAAATGTTTTCAATCGTATGAAAATGGAATTGTAGACAATGAATTCCACAATACCTTTATAGCCAAAATCACCGTACCACTTTCAAAATTAACAATTCAAGAAGAAGAGGTTGAAGCTTTAAAATTTGTTACGCTCGATGCCTTTAAAAAACTTATAGAAAATATTGGCGAAGACAATCACTTTGTACCTTCAAATAAACCATACTACCAGTTGGTATGGCGATCTATTATGGAAAAACTGTCTAAGCCCAGCACATGAATTTGCTCCTTTTGCCATTGTGTCCATTTTTATGGTTTTAGTTGGTTTTTGTTAATTGTTAATTGATATATATTTGGATTTTTGTCATGTATTAAAATAAATATTATAAAAAAATGGATGCTTCAAAAGAATTAATAAAAACCACAAACTTACTTTTAGAAATAGCATCACTCCTTATGGTTTCTGGGGCTAATACCATACGAGTCAATTTGAGCATTAATAGATTTGCTGCTGGTCTAAATTTTAAAACCTCCTGCTTTATAAGTCACAAAAGTATTATTATGACTTTATATGAGGAAGATTCAACCCAAAGCTGTACGAGAGTAAAGAATATTCCACCGTATGCCATCAATTTTTCTGTAATTTCAGCCATTAGTAAAGCCAGTTGGAGCGCAGTAAACGAAAATTGGACTCTCGAACAAATTTCCAATGACATTGAAAAAATAAAAAACCAAAAAAGATATTCGAAACTAACGGTCCTTATAGCTGTAAGTTTAGCCGGTGCCGGGTTTTGCAATATTTTTAAAGGCGATTATTTGAATATGCTTGTGGCTTTTATTAGCACATTTATTGGCTTACTTGTTTTTCAGCTGACCCATAAGGAAAAGTTCAATGTATATATCCGTATATTTTTTGGCTCATTTATAGCTTCTTTATGTGCAGGTGTTGGCATTGTTTACAATATTGGCGCAAACCCCCAAACAGCTTTAGCTACTTCTATTTTGTACTTGGTACCCGGTGTCGCTTTAATTAATTCATTCACCGATTTATTAGACAATAACATAATAAATGGCATGGTACGCTTTACAACAGGGCTTATGACGGTTTTGGCTATTGCACTGGGCTTATTTATAACCATGCTCATTTTTCAATTCAACTAATTATGATGGACATTATAATAAAATTATTAGAAGTTGCTGTTTGGTCTGGAGTGGCTGCATTAGGGTTCGGAATACTTTTCAACATTCCAAAAGGAACTATTGTGACTGTTTTTGTTTTAGGCTTTTTCGCTGGTTTAATAAAATTCACACTCTTAAAATTTGACGTGCACATTGTATTGGCCACTTTCATTGCGGTATTTTTTGTTGCTATTGTTAGTATCCCAACTGCGCATAAAATACACCATCCACCGGTGGTTTTTTGTGTTCCACCTGTAATACCTATGATTCCTGGTTATTTTGCTTATGAAACCGTTTTATCTGTTATGAATTTTATTTTTATAGAAAAAGATACTGTTAAAAGAATAGCGCTTATAGATGCTATTTTCTCTAACGGATTTACCATGTTTTTTATATTGATTTCGATAACTGCCGGCATTTCGTTACCCTTGCTTTTATTAAGAAGAAGTACGGTTAAGAAGATTGAGGGTTAGTTTGAAAAATACAAACACTATGAACTTTTCTGAAGCCCTTTCAATATAACAATTCCAATTCTAGAAATAATAAACGTAACCGTACCAAACAGCATCGTTAAAAAGGTGACTTTTAAACCTCCTGCCATCTTAGAAACATCACCTGTCCCATCAACAGTATCAAAAGCCTCTATCATACCCATTATGGATGCTAAAATTCCTAGCACTAATCCTAACAGACTCATGTCTGATACCAAAGAAATCATTTTTTTAAACGTCATCTCATCTTTATTTAAACGCAGGGTTGCCCTAATTAAAAAGAAAATGGACAGCAATAAGGAAATTAAAATAAGGGCCATAAAAAATGGGCCACCTTCGTTAAACCTCTTGGCTAATTCATCACCAATTGAAGAATTCTGAGTACTGATTACTAACATATTCATAATTATTTGATTTAAATTAAACATGCTACAAACTTAAAATGTAAATGTTTGACTCAAATTAAAATGCGACAGATGACCAATTTAGCGATTTAAATAACATCTTGTTAAAACAATTGCTAAATTGGTTATTCGTCTACAAAAAACAAAATAGCTATAAAAATATGCTATCATTGTATTGATATTTGGTAAAGATGTTAAAAAGACAATTCATTATAAAAAAAATAGGTCAGTTATTGCTACATATATTATTTTGGTGTGGTGTTTTGTTGTTTTACACTTACTTTTTTGGTTTTAATAGTACCAACTTTAATTATATCTTATCATTCTCCTTATTTTTAATGCCCATTACCATTACAACGACCTATGTTTTAATTTATAAAATAATCCCCGAATACCTTATAACAAAACGATATTTTCGTTTTGGATTATACAGCATATATACCTTTATAATTTCTGCCTATCTTATTGTAATTTCTGTTTTTTATGGATTGATTTATCTATCTAATTTTCAATATGCAAATATGGCACCCATCAGCAGAAACTTATTGTTTGTTGGCACTGCCGTGTATCTAGTAATTATTATTGTTAGTGCCTTTAAGTTATTAAAACTGAATTTAAACCACGCCGAAAAAACCAAAAAGTTAGAAACCAAAATTTTAGAAGCCCAATTAAAACTTAAAGAGCAAGAGCTGAACTACCTTAAAATGCAAATTCATCCCCATTTTTTATTTAACACCTTAAATACAATGTATGGCTTTGCTTTAAGAAAAGCTGACGAAACTCCTGAAATGATATTAAAACTATCCAATTTACTGGATTATTTACTCTATCAAATTGATAAACCCTTTGTGCTTTTAACAGATGAAATAAATCATATTAAAGACTATATTGAATTAGAAAAAATGCGATTCAACAACACTCTTTTTGTTAGTTTTAATTGTCATAATAGTATTGAATCAGTCAACGACCTCGGGGCAAGCCCACGAGGCATTTATAGGAAGAACATTGAAAATTCGAAGCAAACCCCGGAGCATTCAAATCTCGATTATCGAGTAAAAATTGCACCTATGCTATTATTAACATTTGTTGAAAACAGCTTTAAGCACGGTAGATTAAAAAACAGTATTTTAACCATTAAAATTGATATCTCCTGTACTAAGGAAAACATACATTTTTCAATAGAAAATACAAGCTCAAAAAGTGAAACACCAAATAAAGGCATCGGATTGCAAAATATTCAAAAACGATTAGACCTTCTATACAAAGACCATTACATTCTAAAAGTTGACAACAAAGAAGATCTTTTTAAAGTAACACTGACACTAAAACATAGCTAATTGCAAAACCAAAAAAACATATCCTGCTTAATTGTTGATGATGAAGCTATTGCAAGGGACGTTATAGCAACCCATATTTCAAAGATTGAAAATGTTACCATTGTGAAAAGCTGTAGCAATGCCATGGAAGCTTTCAATATCATTCGTACCCATACTATTGATTTGCTATTTTTAGACATTAATATGCCCGATATTTCTGGAATTTCATTAGCTAGGTCTATTAATAAAAACATTAAAATCATATTCACAACGGCCTATCGCGATTATGCCGTGGAGGGTTTTGAGCTTCAAGCAGTTGATTATTTATTAAAACCCATTTCTTTTGAACGTTTGTTACAAAGCATAAACACCTATTTTGAAGTATATCATCAACCTAAAACAACTGATGAAAAACCTTTAGAATCCAGTAGTTTTATGTTTGTCCGTTCAGACAGACGCATGATTAAAATAGATTTTGAAGCTATTATTTACATTGAGAGTTTTAGTGATTACATTAAAATTCACTTAAAAAACGAAGTTATAGTTACACGGGAAACGATTAGTGCCATTGAGGCTAAACTTCCAAACAATCAATTTTTAAGAATCCATCGCTCCTATATCATTTCAATTGCACATATCAATTCCTTTACTAATGAACATGTGGTCATTAACCATAAAGCCTTAACGATTAGCAGAAGTTACAAAAAAGAGGTTTTGGAACGGTTGGAACGGTATTAGAGAAAACAAAAAAGCGAACCTCAATGGGTTCGCTTTTTGTTATAAAGAGATTCCTGCCTTCGCAGGAATTTTGCTTAAATATGCAATGCTCTATCGTCAGTAGCCGCTAAAGCTGCTTCTTTGATAGCTTCGGTAAATGTTGGATGTGCATGGCTCATACGAGATACATCTTCAGCAGATGCTCTAAATTCCATAGCAACCACAGCTTCCGCAATCATATCGGCAGCACGGGCACCAATCATGTGTACGCCTAAAATTTCATCGGTTTTCTTGTCTGCTAAAATCTTAACAAAACCATCTAAATCCATACTGGCTCTACTTCTACCTAAAGCACGCATTGGGAAAGACCCTGTTTTGTATTCAACACCAGCTTCTTTTAATTGCTCTTCGGTTTTACCAACCGCAGCAACTTCTGGCCATGTATAAACAACACCCGGAATTAAGTTATAATCGATATGTGGTTTTTGTCCTGCCAATGTTTCGGCAACAAATACGCCTTCTTCTTCAGCTTTATGCGCTAACATCGCCCCTTTTACCACATCTCCAATGGCGTAAATGTTGGAAGCACTTGTTTGTAAATGGTCGTTCACTTCTATTTGGCCCCTATCGGTTAATTTCACTCCGGCAGCTTCAGCATTCAATCCATCGGTATACGGACGGCGTCCTACAGATACTAAGCAGTAATCACCTCTAAATTCAATTTCTTCCCCTTTTTTATTATCCGCCTTTACAATAATTTCATCACCAACACGCTCTACAGATTTCACTTTATGGGATATATTAATATTGAATTTTTGTTTTTTCAATACTTTATTAAGCTCTTTTGAAAGACCAGAATCCATCGTTGGAATGATACGATCCATAAACTCAATAACCGATATCTCGGCACCTAAACGTTTGTAAACCTGACCCAATTCCAAACCAATAACACCACCACCAATAATGATTAAATGTTTTGGTATCTCTTTAAGTTTCAATGCTTCGGTAGATGTTATAATACGCTCTTTATCAATATTGATAAACGGTAAACTTGATGGCTTGCTTCCTGTAGCTATAATGGTGTTTTTAGCTTCAATTACAAGAGTTTCATCACCTGAAATGGTAATATGGGTGGCATCTTTAAAACTTCCTAAGCCTTGATACACGTCAATATTGTTCTTCTTCATTAAAAAATCAATACCTCCTGTCGTTTGGTCTACCACAGCTTGTTTACGGGCAATCATTTTTTCAAGATTTACTTTAATATCTCCAGGAATTTCAATACCGTGTTCTTCAAAATGCTTGATGGCATCTTCGTAATGATGTGAAGAATCTAAAAGTGCTTTACTTGGAATACAGCCCACGTTTAAGCAAGTGCCACCAAGTGTGTTGTATTTTTCTATAATGGCAGTTTTCATGCCCAATTGTGCGCAACGAATGGCTGCCACATAGCCTCCTGGACCCGAGCCAATAACGGCTACATCGTATGAATTCATATTATATTATTGAAGTTCGTTTATTAAAAATCGAAAACAAAAATACAAATGTTTTATGGTAAGACAATAAAAAAGAAATCTTAAATAGTTGTAATTGTTATTTCTATTACATTGAAAATAAAACCCGTTATAGATAAGAATCTTTTAAACCAACTCGTTTTATTCCAATAATTTTTCATCTGTTTATATTTAGCCTCCTAACCCCCGAAGGGGACTCATACTAGTATCCTTAACCCTTGGTTAGACTCTTAACCCATAACTCATAACTCTTCCGTCAGATGGTACATCCATAATCATGATCCTGTGTGTTAAAAGCGTTTTAGTATGGATGTTTCATTCGTTTTTATAGCATTTAATATCCATTCCAATTCGGGGTCTTTATGCTGGTTTCGGTCTTCAATAGTAGGAACAATTTCAACATCGGGCTTTATACCATAACCATCGGGCGTTTGTTTATAGGATGATTCAATTTGCATTAATCCCATTCTTATTTTTAGTTTAGAGTTTGGCATTTCGTGAATTTTATAAATACCAGCAACACAGCCATTGTATGCGCCACCAGTCTCCTCTCCTATAAAAACAGCCCTTTTATTGGCTTTTAAATGGGTCGATAGTAGCGACGATGCCGAAAAAGAGTTTCCATTGATTATGACATACAACGCGCCTTTGTAATTTAAAGGGTGGGGTTCTTTTTCTTTTGAAAACCTGAAATTATAATAAATCCTACCGTCTTTCTTCTTTGTTTTAATTAAATTTTGGGCAATGATTATAGGAGAAAGAACAACGGTTGATACTTTAACCACAATCGGTGTGGTGTTACTCATTAAATATTTAAAATAAGGCAAACGGCTATTTACTTCACTGTCTTCAACCAATTTATACTTTTTGTTAGTTAAAAATGAATAGAGATAATCTATTTCGGCTATTCTTCCGCCGCCGTTATCCCGTAAATCCAAAATAAGATGCTCGGTTTTTAGCGCGTCTATTTTATTGAAACTCTCTTTATAAAATTTCCTGTAATTACCATTGCTAAATCCTCGGATTTTCATGTAAGCAACCGTACTATCCTTTCCAATAAAATTAAAATTTCGGGTATATTCTTTTGTGGCAGCTATAAAACCACGTTTTCTATTTTCTTTGCGTTTTCTTTTAGCAGCCATACGGTTTTGCTGCTTTTCTTTTTTGGTTAATTTTTCAGGAATTACCTTTGCTAAAGAATCATTTTTATTCGTTTTTTCATCTTTTAAAATACGTCTAAAGGTTTTTGTAAAGACAGAATCTTTTTGTCTGAATTCAATTTTCAAACTATCCAAAAAACCTTTGTCTTGATAAAAGAACGTGGAAAAATGGTTGCTTACTGCTCTGTTGTACAGGGTTTGGTTATAACCATCGGATGTAAATCGGGTTTTATATTGCTCC
This genomic window from Mariniflexile sp. TRM1-10 contains:
- a CDS encoding class I SAM-dependent methyltransferase; this encodes MNKDTSTWFTSWFDTPFYHILYKDRDDTEAQHFMDTLTGYLNIPEGGKILDLACGRGRHAVYLNSLGFDVTGADLSENSINYAKQFENDTLHFEVHDMCKPFNRPFDAIFNLFTSFGYFDKDEDNLNTIKAIKADLNAVGFGVIDFMNSEFVIDNLVPEEVKTVEGIDFNLKRYVEDGHIVKDISFNANGEDYNFQERVRAFTLADFEALFEQAGVYLLDVFGDHKLRKFNAKTSERLVMIFK
- a CDS encoding ZIP family metal transporter — encoded protein: MNKFLFPILAVIFGFILAIITKNQKSWNTKLLLSFSGSFLLALTLFELLPEVYGHLDAKRSGLFIMCGIMLQIVLELFSKGAEHGHVHIHKHGTAFPWSLFISLCIHSFLEGFSIHDHNDMVYGILVHKVPIAALISMFLIQSHYSKTQIAGFLLVFAFMTPLGTFIGNTWEALADYSQIINAFVIGIFFHISTTILFESGDGHKFNLSKFISIVVGVGVAFLI
- a CDS encoding DUF4268 domain-containing protein, with protein sequence MFSKEESRLLRQEFWTSFGKSFPRKWILYDTKLKGFSFKFHFDTKIALVALDLEDDLEFRIKYWEKLVALKSILLDDFLPEAIFEEAYILDNEKEISRIYVPLEQKVSIHNKNTWRDVMVFFNEKMHLFEAFFEEYREVIEG
- a CDS encoding GNAT family N-acetyltransferase codes for the protein MIKIIPATKSIDFDCISKLAHIIWYEHYVSIISLEQIDYMLNKYNSVQALEDQVNQGFLFFYITYNDSPVGYVGVKKESDYLFLSKLYVLSNYRGKKIGKAAMQHVIELAHFFKLQKVKLNVNKYNTNSMLAYEKMGFIKTKEVVTDIGNGFIMDDYEMEKQL
- the trhA gene encoding PAQR family membrane homeostasis protein TrhA, which gives rise to MSVYKQTPLQERLNAISHAIGAIFGVLGLTSLIIFNSNKTGWSLFSVIVYGISIITLFTASTLYHSVKDEVKKHYFRIIDHISIYFLIAGTYTPVLLITLHQSLGWTLFYTVWGIAAFGIVLKLFFTGRFEIFSTLLYLVMGWLIVFDFTNLSKLMDSNGVLLLFFGGLAYTVGIIFYAIKKIPYNHVIWHLFVLAGAVLHFFMIFFYVI
- a CDS encoding DUF4294 domain-containing protein, yielding MKNFIIFLFLLCPVFFFAQVKDEEEDTLEYEYMFIEGDSVPQTIINLNPIYILGDLKFPSREDRIKYLILRRKTLKVYPYAKLASERLDSLNSRLESMKKASDKRRYTKIIQKYIEGEFSDELKKLTRTEGQILVKLIHRQTGKTTFGLVKELRSGWRAFWYNTTASMFDISLKKPFDPKNVYEDYLIEDILQRSFKSGLLVRQKAAEEYNFYDLTDIWLDKQKKK
- a CDS encoding M42 family metallopeptidase codes for the protein MKSILNKKSMDFLESYLNNAAPTGYEWTGQKLWMDYLKPYVDEFITDTYGTAVGVINPKAKYKVVIEGHADEISWYVNYISDNGLIYVIRNGGSDHQIAPSKVVNIHTKNGIVKGVFGWPAIHTRDKSKEEAPKLDNIFIDCGCKTKEDVEKLGVHVGCVITYPDEFHILNGDKFVCRALDNRMGGFMIAEVARLLKENKKTLPFGLYIVNAVQEEIGLRGAEMITQTIKPNVAIVTDVTHDTTTPMIEKKTQGDLEMGKGPVIAYAPAVQQKLRDLITDTADAKKIPFQRNALSRATGTDTDAFAYSNGGVASALISLPLRYMHTTVEMVHREDVENVIKLIYESLLNIKDGETFSYFK
- a CDS encoding NUDIX hydrolase, whose protein sequence is MDEYIDIVDEHGNPTGKSELKSVIHQKGYFHHTAHVWFYTKDGEVLLSQRSAKKSICPLMWDVSVAGHIDAGETPKQSAIREAEEEIGIAISESDLHPIGIFKCFQSYENGIVDNEFHNTFIAKITVPLSKLTIQEEEVEALKFVTLDAFKKLIENIGEDNHFVPSNKPYYQLVWRSIMEKLSKPST
- a CDS encoding threonine/serine exporter family protein, with the translated sequence MDASKELIKTTNLLLEIASLLMVSGANTIRVNLSINRFAAGLNFKTSCFISHKSIIMTLYEEDSTQSCTRVKNIPPYAINFSVISAISKASWSAVNENWTLEQISNDIEKIKNQKRYSKLTVLIAVSLAGAGFCNIFKGDYLNMLVAFISTFIGLLVFQLTHKEKFNVYIRIFFGSFIASLCAGVGIVYNIGANPQTALATSILYLVPGVALINSFTDLLDNNIINGMVRFTTGLMTVLAIALGLFITMLIFQFN
- a CDS encoding threonine/serine exporter family protein encodes the protein MMDIIIKLLEVAVWSGVAALGFGILFNIPKGTIVTVFVLGFFAGLIKFTLLKFDVHIVLATFIAVFFVAIVSIPTAHKIHHPPVVFCVPPVIPMIPGYFAYETVLSVMNFIFIEKDTVKRIALIDAIFSNGFTMFFILISITAGISLPLLLLRRSTVKKIEG
- a CDS encoding MotA/TolQ/ExbB proton channel family protein, translated to MNMLVISTQNSSIGDELAKRFNEGGPFFMALILISLLLSIFFLIRATLRLNKDEMTFKKMISLVSDMSLLGLVLGILASIMGMIEAFDTVDGTGDVSKMAGGLKVTFLTMLFGTVTFIISRIGIVILKGLQKSS
- a CDS encoding sensor histidine kinase; amino-acid sequence: MLHILFWCGVLLFYTYFFGFNSTNFNYILSFSLFLMPITITTTYVLIYKIIPEYLITKRYFRFGLYSIYTFIISAYLIVISVFYGLIYLSNFQYANMAPISRNLLFVGTAVYLVIIIVSAFKLLKLNLNHAEKTKKLETKILEAQLKLKEQELNYLKMQIHPHFLFNTLNTMYGFALRKADETPEMILKLSNLLDYLLYQIDKPFVLLTDEINHIKDYIELEKMRFNNTLFVSFNCHNSIESVNDLGASPRGIYRKNIENSKQTPEHSNLDYRVKIAPMLLLTFVENSFKHGRLKNSILTIKIDISCTKENIHFSIENTSSKSETPNKGIGLQNIQKRLDLLYKDHYILKVDNKEDLFKVTLTLKHS